A genomic segment from Ruficoccus amylovorans encodes:
- a CDS encoding DUF2851 family protein, translating into MKEKKVRAVEIQGEYGAVTVSERVLQKIWQRGDFRQERLRTLEGQRLAIRRRGRWNHYEGPDFREAELMLDGEKLEGDVEVHFYPQDWFLHGHDRDPGFDRVALHVCLFPPLNSKRPAVTSGGHWPPTLVLLDRLEQDLESYASEEALLALEKTEQLAALEVMLAARPEDRLAELRERAGRRWRQKAAFARQRLSRMEWDQACHLTALEVLGYRRNRAPMTALAGHYPPEEMRGRSAEELFSRMKGEWALTGLRPPNHPKRRLAQYLELLDKRPDWPQRLIEWGLEKRLHCRAGAETGVERRRGLSAARQVLAEDVLAGTVGGSRFDTLAVDAFLPLLAVKTGAELFAAWFHWWVGDMPDTLKDFLRQAEITGPGRPAANGWAQGGWQLLLESGL; encoded by the coding sequence ATGAAAGAAAAAAAGGTCAGGGCAGTGGAAATTCAGGGCGAATACGGGGCGGTGACCGTGTCAGAGCGGGTGCTGCAAAAAATCTGGCAGCGCGGCGATTTCAGGCAGGAACGGCTGCGGACACTGGAGGGGCAGCGACTGGCCATTCGCCGGCGGGGGCGCTGGAACCACTACGAGGGGCCGGACTTTCGCGAGGCCGAGTTGATGCTCGACGGCGAAAAGCTGGAGGGCGATGTCGAGGTGCATTTTTACCCGCAGGACTGGTTCCTGCACGGGCATGACCGCGACCCCGGTTTCGACCGGGTGGCACTGCATGTGTGCCTGTTTCCTCCCTTGAACTCAAAACGTCCGGCAGTCACGAGCGGCGGGCACTGGCCGCCCACGCTTGTCCTGCTGGACCGCCTGGAGCAGGACCTGGAAAGCTACGCCTCGGAGGAGGCACTGCTGGCGCTGGAAAAGACCGAGCAACTGGCCGCATTGGAGGTCATGCTGGCGGCCCGGCCCGAAGACCGCCTGGCCGAACTGCGGGAGCGGGCGGGGCGGCGTTGGCGGCAGAAGGCGGCCTTTGCTCGCCAGCGACTGAGCCGGATGGAGTGGGACCAGGCCTGTCACCTGACCGCGCTGGAGGTGCTTGGCTACCGCCGTAACCGCGCTCCCATGACGGCGCTGGCAGGGCATTACCCGCCGGAGGAGATGCGGGGGCGCAGCGCGGAGGAGCTTTTTAGCCGGATGAAGGGCGAGTGGGCGTTGACGGGGCTGCGTCCGCCCAATCACCCGAAGCGCCGGCTGGCGCAATACCTGGAACTGCTGGACAAGCGCCCGGACTGGCCGCAACGGCTGATCGAGTGGGGGCTGGAAAAGCGCCTGCACTGCCGGGCCGGGGCAGAGACGGGAGTCGAGCGGCGGCGAGGCCTGAGTGCCGCCCGGCAGGTGTTGGCGGAGGATGTGCTGGCCGGGACGGTCGGCGGCAGCCGCTTTGACACGCTGGCGGTGGATGCCTTTCTGCCGTTGCTGGCGGTGAAAACCGGGGCGGAGCTGTTCGCGGCGTGGTTTCACTGGTGGGTGGGAGACATGCCCGACACGTTAAAGGACTTTCTCCGGCAGGCTGAGATCACCGGTCCCGGACGGCCCGCCGCCAACGGCTGGGCGCAGGGCGGCTGGCAACTGCTTTTGGAAAGCGGCTTGTAA